aaagacaaaaactaaGGAAAAAAACTCTCAGACTCTCATCTGAACTTTTATCTCTTAAAGTGTGATATTAAGAGCTTCATATTGCTCCCTCAGGGTTCATAACCTGTTTACtgattacacttttttttttaaaaacaacacatttcttAGAAAGTAAAAAATCACAAGAATGAACACATGCAGGAAAAACTCCTAGAAATATAAATTCACGGCCTGTGAAGcggctggagtgtgtgtgtgaaacaggtCCGCCCGGtctgctcctctgctgcttTTACTGACGACACACCTGCTGGCCTGGGAGGAGCTGAAACAGGTGGATGTTCTTTAACTGAGGGGAGACGCCGCAGGAGACGAAGAGAGGAGTaagaggagagagtgaggagtCGGAAGAAACACACTCGGACTCAGATTACAGACGCAGGCCTGAACAGCCTCCCAAGATGTCGAAGCATAAGGATAACAGTCCTGCAAAGATCAGCAAGTGAGTTTGGacagtttcctctctctctctctctgtctgtctgtgtgtgtgtgtgtgtgtgtgtgtgtgtgtgtgtgtcaggtttcCCAGTGTTATGTTACTGTCTCCTTGtttcgtctcctctcctctgttgctgCCTCACACTGTTTTCCGCTGACAGGCTGACCTGAAATGTGGTTCATGCTGCATGTGGGCATTTTTTGTACTATGATCCTGTTAATGTTTGCACAGGACGgagctgttttatttctctggaCAAAGTGTAACACAGGACTCAGGTGCAATATGAAAGCAACAATGATCCAACTGTTATATTCTATATAAATATCTgcctttcattcattctttgcTAAATGAATGAACTCTCCCTCCAATATTTAATATCacagtctttttttctcataatacCACCATGTTACTGTTCTTAGATGTTGAGTATCACAGTCCATTTTACTTTGCTGATTCTTGTCACCTCACCTGACACCTGTACTGAACCACAGCACGTTTGTGTCTTTGTCCAAGGGGTGTATCATCAAAGTTTACTGACTGACTAAATCTGTTTGCAATGCCAGCCAATAAGCCGGATTTCTGACTCATGAAGTTGATAAGTCAACAGAGAAAATATTATATGTGTAACTTGTTGTCTTTGCTGTGTAGAGGAACCAGTGGTTGGGCAGGTGAGTAGTGTTTGAGTAGAGGAGTGTTTCATGAGATTCCTAATGGCAATAAATGTGTAGAAATTGTGCAACCTCAACCCCGCTCCTCTAAAAGTGACTAAGCAAGTGTTTGCTCCACATTCCTCGCGGTGCGAGCTGTCACCCGGGGGGGACACATACATGAGTGCTCCCTCACAAAGGGGTGTGCCGTGCGACTGAGAGACTCGAGATTGTGAGTGACAGAAGACAGGAAGGGCTGAAGGAGTGGCAGGGCAGGGTCTTCCTGCTGCTTGGTCTGTTTGTCTTAAACAGCACAGTGACGATCAAGCTTGAATGGAAGCGAGTGAGTCTGTTGCCTAAATACAGTCACTTTGCTTCTGGTATACAACACATGCATGACACTTGAAAAAtttcttaaaggacaggttctcaatttttcaagtctgtcttaaaacaacagtcaggtgcccaaatgaacaatgaaacaggttttccttactgtgatcattcctcctgttcatgctggctGTTACaagatccctttcaaatgtgctttcagtgtaagtgatggagaacaaaatccacagtgttttgttcaaaaatgtaattaaaagtttatctaaagccAATATGAATCCAGATgaatatcttccaaagttattttctttttacaataaaattccctctttttgttttcctgttgagatgcagtggaaggattgtaacaaaaactttttggcactaaaaagactaactttgaaatatatccgtgttatttgactaactcagactgctgaagcgtcatatcagcttcagataaacttttaaatacatttttgttcctTGTACAGGAAgaatgtggattttgtcccctatcacttacattggaagCACATTTGAAAAGTATCTTTTAATGtccagcatgaacaggaggaatgattacagcaaaaatcattgttcatttgggtgcctgactgttgttttaagacagacatgaaaaactgagaacttgtcctttaatgaTTATGGCGACATTATGTTTGCAATGTGGGATGCAGTGAATGAACACATGTTGGACTTGGCTATTTCCAGCACAGATAAGCGCCTGAATGAGTAaaggagcaataaaaaaaagtaatcttTCTCCAGCACCCCACCTACTACTGTGCGAGCCATAATGTCTGCCATAATTACTACAACTGTCATTTCTACTCTGGAATTTAATAACAACATTTAATTTGATAAGGGCTGAATGGTGCAGTGTGACAGGTTTGTCTCAGGAGGAATGTCTGtgtcacacacagactacatTCCTGACCACTTAATGGGAGGGGATGAGGGTGTGTGGGGACCCAATCTATCCTCTGGGTCCTGATCTGGGTGTGCCAGAGTAAGAAGGTGGAATGACAGAACAAACACCCTGAGAGCACAAACACGTCTACAGAAAGTGTTCATGAGTGACATGCCGATGAAGAATTATGCTGAGCAAGTGAAGGAATCTTCTTTGTTCGGACTTTCAGTGGGTTTTATgttcacatgtaaaacaccaGATATAGAGTCCTCTCATTCCACATGTCTGATGTCTCATTTAGGCAGTGACTGACACAGTAACAGAGCACAAGTAACATTATTTGTCTTCAAAACTACTTGGGTAAAAGCGCAAAGCAGCTCTGTTTGATTTTAGAATGTATTTaagaacaaatacacaacatgcgatttaatcaaagtaacaaGAGTACCTGCTTGCATTTCTGGGTGTTTCCTAATGTGTTAATATCCTCCAATCATGCAAACAAACATCTCAAGACTCAAGTTCCAATTTGTGTCATTGGTCAGAAGGATTTTCACCATCATCTTTCTCTTGGGTGTGTTTTTTTACGCAGGAGCAAGGCTACTGACTTGGCTGTGGTGATTGCTCGCATGCAGAAGAATGCAGACCAAGTAGAGAGGAATATCCTGCaatgtgaggagctgctgcatTTGGTAAGAAGAACACACACCAGAGCTGGAGACCTGAGGTCACACTCAGATCACGAAAATGAAGACGTATCACTTGGCTACCGTGATAAACTTGATTCTTGAAAACACATACTTGATTTCTTTAGGAAATCCCTGCAATGGAACTTAGACATTTTCTTTGACCTGAAGCATCATGCTGCCACTAATGGTGAAAATACAAAGTGTGcaaaagtctgttttgttttgttttggaacCTATGCTTTTTGCAAAATCTAATTTTTTGCTTTGTTATGAAGATTTGAGCTCTAAAagacacacttgcacacatgcataaagtatatacagtacacatattCATACTATGCTTCTAATTTAAAGAGATTAGACACTATAAATCAattcaaaaacaccaaaacttCACCTGAAAAGCTTTTTCATAATCAGTTAGATAAGCTCAGAGCCACATAAATCAAGTCTGTTCTACTTAGCTAAAAGGTTttaatgcaacaacaacaattttaaGTCTCTTCTTGCTCCTGTGTAGGACACAGAGCGCGATGGGAAGAATCAACCCCTGATCTACCAGAAGGAGAATGCAGAGAACCTGGCAGAGGCTGAGGGGCTGCTGAAGGATCTCTTCATGGATGTGGACAAGGCCAAGAAGCTGCAGCACCCGCAGACTaatgagatagagagagagtgagttttttttctgaaccatcacaaaaagaaaacatacaaacacacgcatGCCAGCAGACTCACCTGAAACTCATTGCATAACATCAAGATATGCAACAAACTATCATTTCCACATTCCCTTTCTGCTGCTCTCCTCCCGTCTTCTCACTGCTGACTGGGTCTGAttcttttcactttcagtgtgAGAAATCTCCATGACCGCTGGTCTAGGGACTGTGCGACCTACAGGGAATTGTATGACCAGGTGCAAGATCTGGTGCTGACACAAAAGATCGACTGGGATCCTGTGTTGGATGAAAAACTGGTCAGTTGATGCAACATTGACCACAAAACATATTCAAGTCAATCTTGAGTTTTAGTCACTGAACATCTTCCCCATGCTTGTTAAGTTCACATGTTtaacagctgttgtgttttacaGAAACAGTTAAAGGCAGAAGTATACGGCCTCAACTTGAATGATGTAGAGAAGCAGATTGCAGAACATAACATTCTGCACCAGGAGATCGAAGCGTACAGCGCCCAGATGCATCCCAGCACCACCACCTCACAGGTAACAACACAATACATCATGCACACACTCTGCAAGAACACATGCAGGATGAATCATGTTGGTTTCTCAGGTGGCAGCCgagtaaaaacattttcctgtttctacatcttctttgTTCATAGGAGGAGTACGCCGCCATCAAGGAGAAATATGACAAACTTCTtgtgagttgttgtttttctcacttaTTGAGTCTGAGGCTTCAATGTGTGCTGTTGGATGGAGTTCAGTCATGTTCAGAGGGATATGTATACCGTATGTGTATAATGCATCTTGTGTGCTTTGCAGGAAAGCTCCCAGCAGAGGCGCAGCCACCTAGCCTCTCTGTACGAGTACATGCAGAGCTGCAGTAAGGAGCTGGTCTACCTGTCAGGCCAGCAGGAGAGAATCCTCCAGAGAGACTGGAGTGACCAGATGGCTGACCCCCCAGGCATCCGCATGGAGTACGAGGTGAGATACACTTCATGCAGATCCCAAAGTAGTGCATGTGTCCAGTTGGTGAGATGTGATGACTTCTTTTAATTTCCTGGTTTACTGTGTTGTCTTGTGATCAGAGGGATGTACtcagtttaaaaaataacattgaaaCTTCATTTGTCAGCTTGCCCTCAAGCTTAATCCTCTCTTGGCCGGTTGTAACAGCTAGGGACCCAACTGGTGTAACCAGTACGGCACATAGTAACTACTTAGCTGCTGGGAGAATTTGATTTGAATACTTGAAACACAATGTTATGTCTTCTACATCCCtatttgttatttctgtttgtgtgcagaaaTTCAAAAATAATGGACTGCTAGCACATGAGAAAGAGGTCAACCAGCTTCAGGCAGAAGGAGACCGTCTGGTTGAAATGAAACACCCTTGCAGCCCAACAATAAAGGTACATCTGTGTCAGACTTTAGAAATGTATAATGACTGTGATAAATCATAATAGACATCTATGACATAAGATTTCTTATGGTTGAGTAAATGGAAATCATATCAAACAGAATATGATCAATTATACTTCTATCAAATTACATTAAACTGAATTTAACTGAACTGaggtgatttttttgtgttttgtcaggCACACAAAGAAGCCGTGCAGAATGAGTGGCAAGCCTTTCTCAACTTGTGTCTAGCACAGGAAGTTCACCTGGACAACATTGAAGACTACAAGAAGGTAGAGGGTCTCTGACTGCCACACTGTGACTGACTATAATaatatttcttcttcctgttcacCTCAGCACATTGTTAAGAACAACGTTTGTTCTTTGCAGTTCCAGCTGGATGCAGAGACACTGTCAGAGTCCCTGGAGAGACTCAAATCCACTCTGGACCCAAAGTCTTTGTCTGCCAAGAGCAACCCTGAGGTCCTTATGGCACTGGAGGTACAAGTGTTGTCTGATGATATGGTTGCTATGCAGCTCTACAAAAGTATAGAAACATTACTCTGAGTTCTCTAGGTGTTgcaaaaaagttttaaaaaaatcttcctGATACATGATTACAGATTTTATGTGAGTATGTTGTTGAAACCTGCAGTAGGTTTCAATACTGCAGATTGCTATAATATATTAAAAGACGATTTACAACCCTTTGTCATACATTGATTATCAACCCAAAGACTAGCTTTTGCTCCTCAACACTGACCTATTGATCAAGGTCCTTATTTATTAACCAAATTAAATTTCAGGATGCTCTGAGGAGCCAGTTTAGAAGTAAAAAACGTTTTTCACTGAGTTTGAGGAATAAGACACATTTATTAAGCTACTGACACTTAAAGCAGCATCCTAAGGGATCAGATTATTGATCAAATGTATACTCAGGACAGGAAGAGCCAATCGGACACTAGTTTTGCTATATTGTTCATTAATAAAATCCTTACATTTTACTCATTCtagagaacatttttttttaaagttaattttattcATGTTAAAGCTTTTATTTCTCCTGTAGCAATTTATCTGTGAAATTTAGAAGagtcaaatatatttataatatttaaataGGAATCAATAAGTAGGAATGAATGACAAAATTAGctgaaacaaagaaatgaaaaaaacaaaacaaaaaacaccgAGCTGGAGCAGGAAAGTCCACTGCTGGTAGATGAGGAACATTGGAGAAAACACATAACAAGGAGAATTAGTTCCACACTGACCAGCGCAGACAATGAAGATGTTTGGAAAGTGATTGGAAACAAAATCATTGTCagcttttttcttgttgtttgcaCCCCtgataaatgcaaaaaataagaAGTGGTGTAATATTTGATCAAATTTTCCAACAAATGCATATAAAAGGCTAAAACTTCTCTCATTCCAATTATACATATTGTGTTATACATTAAATTTACATGTACATAAGTCAAATCCGGAACAGATCTTTTTAGATGAGTCCATGTACCAGATTTACTCAGCATCCAGTTATCTCAGTAAACCTGCTTCTCGGAGCAAGACTCTGGTAGTTGAAGATGTCTGGCTGCACTTTTTAAAGTTTGCAGCCCTAACCTGCTTTAAATAGGATCAGCAAAATCAGTTGTGTTACTTTTACTAATTTGGTAATACTTTCAGGGAGATGAACCAGCAGTGAAAAGGAATGAGCAGCGCTTAGCTGCCCTCAAGGAGCTCAGCAGCAACGTCAAGCCTCTGAAGTTACGTCGAATCAAGCCCACCAAACACACTACTGTAGTGTCCCTGTGTGACTGGGAAGATGAAAATGTAAGAGAAGACAAGTGTGACAAAATTTTGGAAAACATTCTTGGGGACGTCACCTTTAATTTATCatcttctctgtctgttttagGACACAGTGAGGCGTGGTGAGGAGCTAATCCTGAAGTCCAACTCGGATAGTAAGAAGTGGGAGCTTCAGAACAGCACTGGGAAGATCAAAACCCTGCCTGGTGCGTGTTTCATGACCCCACCGCCTAATACTGAGGCCTTGGAGAAAGTAAACAGGTATAAAGTGACAAACTCAACACCTCGGTATGTGTTCCCTCCATTATTCAAAGCTTAACCCCTGACTGATGATTTTAAATGAAACgtcgtgtctgtgtgtgttcagtctggACAGAGAGCTTACAGACTTGAAGAGCCGTAGATCTGCTCTATTGGCCTCCTTGAAAAACCCCATTGTGGAAGTGGTTCGCCCTCAGAAGGCAGGttagaagaaaaacattttcacagaaCAGCCTCTTTTTTTCAATAACTTTCAGACCATAAAAGAGTCTTTGCTGGAATGTTTGGGCTTGTCTAACACTATTTCAATGTGGTCGTCTTTGCTTCTTCCCAGCCACTGCAGCCAGTGCCCCAGAAGATCCTAAAACTGCAGAGCTAGCCAATAAATTTGACAATATCAACAATGCCCTGGatcagaataaaaaagaaatcctGAGCAGACTGAGGACCCCTCTAGACAACCGTAACCCAATACAAGACCTGACGAACAGGCAGCAAGAGAACGAGGTGAACATGAGCAACATCATGCTTTAATAATATGATCTCTGCTACAGTTTCATTAACTTATTAATGTTCTAAATGTCCTTAGCATGTTCACATTTGACTTGTTGTGATCAATAACACCACATGACTTGCCCTCCAGAAATCTGCTCTGACAGTAAAGAAGCTGGAGTCTGAAAAGTCTGTGGTCCAGAGAGAGATGGACCCTATTCTGGCCAAGAAACCCCTGGGACCCACCGCTTCTACCCTGCCCATCAAACTCAGTGCTGCTGACAACAAGATCGATGACATAAACACTCTTATTGATCTTTATAATAAAAAGTGAGAAGATCAGCTACATTACAACATTTTTCATTCGACAAATGATTCAGTTTCCAGTTTTTATCATTAcctcctgtttttctctttccttctttcacCAGAGCTATAGCCTCCATGTTCCTAGAGAGGCAGATGCAGAATGTGGAAGACGCTGTCTCTGGGTTTGAGGAGAAACTGGCTAAAGATGGCACCATTCTTGACCAACAGAATGCCCTCCCCAGTTGCAACCAGCAGCTCCAGGTGTTATACTTTATAATGCAACCAAAAAAGTTTTAACAAAGATCAGGATAGGCTCATATGAtccaaacttgtttttttttttttaaatttatctcTGTTCTTTCTCCTTACGCCATCAAACAGGTAATGCATAAGGATGTTGCCTCAAAGAAAGATGAGGTGAATAAATTGGGCAAAGACTTGGACCTGACAGAGCAAGCATGCAGCTCCTTGCAGCAGAGTTTCAACGAATACTGCCCCGACATCCGCCGTCAGGAGAATAAGGTGAAACATCTGAAGAACCGTTACACAACTGTCAACAATCAGCTCCAAGAAaggtaagaaaaataaaaatatggcaTTATTGtacttgtatgtatgtgtgtttttgtgatttgtcATTGATGATTAGTGTTGTTTATATTTTGCTTCAGGTCTGCTCTCATACAAAAAGCAACCAATCAAAACCAAGACTTCCAGAATGCTGTCCAATCACTGGATTTCTTCTTGGTCAATTTGCCCAATAACAAGATCAAACCTACTGATGATGTGGCACAAATAACAGCCAAGCAGAACTCTCAGAAGGTGACTGGAAGTATTTCTTTTACATACCCTGATAACTTGTCTCCAAcatctacaaacaaacaaactcaagtCTGTTTCAGCAGCTTTGTCTTATCAGTTGTAATTATTAAAATGTCCCTTGTTTAGAGAGTGATGGAGGACATCGAGAAGAAATCAGGGGATTTAAACCGAGTCAAGGCTCTTTCACGTGATCTGCAGAATGTCTTAAATGTGAGTTTCATTTACCATTTGTGACTGAAATAGAGCAGACTAGCACCTCCCAAATACTAAATCTTTCAGTATCAAATGTATTTCCATTTAGGAATATGAGGTTAAGTCAAACACTTACCGTGGCACTCTGaatgatgctgatgatactGATGATGACGACGACAATGACGATGAACCAGTTCTAAAGAAACGTCAAACTATGGCTCAAGCTGTACAGAAAAAGGTACAGTGATAGACAACTGTTTTAAGACGactcttctttttctctaacattttgacttttttgtctTCAATTTTTAAACTTATGTTGCCTTCTGCTTCTACTACAGGAGAAAGATCTACTGAACCTTTTCTCTGAGGTGTCTGCAGAAAATGACCAGCTACTCAGTCACTTGGGGACAGCAAAGAATATCATGGCCAGGGTATGCTATGATGGAATGAAAATAACATGAGCGACAGCAATGCTAAGGTAGAATAATTCTTGGTGTTGTGCACAAAATCATCATTGttgtattctttattttattcatgtgcagaaTGAAGAGAAAGTAAGTCAGGTAGTCGTCAGTCAGCAACAGCAGCTACAGAGCCAAAAGAAGACCGTGGAGGTTAGTGACAGCCTGAAGAAAGACCTGAACGAGGAGATTACCAGGCGCTTACATGCTGAAAATGACCTTGAAACATACCGGAAGAGGTTCATGTCTCTGAAAAGcaggagaggagtggagaggttggaggagaaggaggtggTGCAGTACTACCGGGACCCCAAACTGGAGAAGGAACTACAGTCCCTGAAAAACAGGATCCAGGATGAATCATTGAAAAGGTCAAGAACCAATTCAGACATAGAAATCATCAGTGAGAAGGTAATGAAACTGGAAACACAGCTGACCAAAGTCGAACCAAAACTGGTGACCAAGATACTGACTGAATATGAGAGAGACCCTCAGCTTGAAAAAGAAGCAGCCAAGATCAGAGATGAGATGCAGAGGATACAACTGGAGCTTAAAACAAGAGACACCGAGACCGTTCATGTGAAAACTGAGCTTACGACTTTGGCTCAGCAGAAACCAAAAATCAGGGAGAAGGTTGTGAAGAAGGAAGTGGTGAGGCTTGAAAAGGATCCAGAGATGCTGAAAGCTGTTCTCACGTTCCAGAATGACATTGCAGAGGAGGAATCCCGGTGCAAGTCCCTCAATGATAGCATTTTCAGCACAAGGAGCCAGATAAACACTCTTGAGAGGGTCATTCCCACCATCCAACCCAAGGTAGTCACTAAGGTGGTGAAGCAAATACAACAAGATCTAGAAACACTCCAAGATTCAAACAAGGTACGTATGGCCTTGGAAGACGAGAAAGATCAGAACGTTATCTTGATGAAGGACCTGACCACATTACAACTACGTTATGGTGAATTGGAGAAGCTCAAGCCTAAAGTCGAGGTCAAGGAGATCATCAATGAGATTTACAGAGTCGATCCTGAGACAGAAGTCGAACTGGTGCGTCTGAGGAAAGAGCTGCAGGAGTCTGGCCGAAACCGTACCGATCTAGAGAAAGAAATCAACACAGTGATGGCAACTCTGACTACCCTGCGTGCCCAGAAACCCAAAGTGGAGTACAAAGAGGTAACCCAGGAAGTGATCAAGGAGGAGAAAAGCCCAGAGGTCATCAGGGAATTACAAAGGCTGAACAACCAAGTCTCCCGTCTGCAAGGCAACTATGACACCATCCTAGAGCTGCTGACTCATCTACGCAAAGAAAGAGATGAGCTGAAAGTTGAAAAATCCAAGGTGGAGACAAAGCTAGTGAATAAAGAGGTCATCAAGTATGAGAATGACCCTCTCATTGAGAAAGAGGCTGACAGACTTCGGAGGAATGTTAGAGAAGAGATACAACAACGCCGCAGTGTGGAGGAATATCTCTTTGACCTTCAGAACCAACACATTGTTCTTGAACGGCAGAAGCCAGAGGAGAAGATTGTAATGCAGGAAGTGGTGCGTCTTCAGAAGGACCCCAAGCAGATCCTGGAGCATGAAAAGTTGAACAAGTCCCTGGATGAAGAAGTTAAAGCCCGTAGAAAGCTTGAATTAGAGGTTAGACAGCTCAGACCCCTGGTTCAAGAAAAGGAGCATACCCTGGCTCAGATGGACGATCGCCAGAAGAAGATTCAAGTAGAGTCGGAGCTTAGGCAAATCAAATCTCGCATTCTTGAGCTGGAAAGTTCTCCACCACCCGTTGAGGAAAAGATCATCATTGAGGAAGTCCTGAAAGTGGAGAGAGACCCGAAGTTGGAGAAACTCACTGAAGGTATTCGTGTTGACATGGATAGTGAGGGCACCAATATCAGTCGTCTAGAGAGAGAAATCTGCAACTTGAAACTCAGGTTGGAAATTCTGCAAAAGGAGAAGTCAATTGAGAAGGTTGTTTACAGAGAAGTTGTTCGTGTAGAGAAAGATCCAGCAGTGGAGGCTGAACGGGAACATCTAAGAGAGCTAGTCATGCAGGAAAGGAATCTCAGGCGTGACCAGGAAGACAACCTTCAGAGCATCAACATCAAAATGAGCCACCTCCAGACAACTACGTCTATGACCTCTCAGAAGGAGAAGTCTTTCATTACCAACAAAGAtgctctgcagagagagaaggaggatctcctcaaacagctcaaaatGCTAGAGTCTGAAAGACAGGACATTAGCATAGCCTTCCAGCAACAGTCTAAGCTGATGAGTGAGAGAAACCAGCTTGCATGGCAGAGGAGTCATAAGACATCTTCTGAAATACAACGATTGGAGAAAGACATCCtgaatgaaaaagacaaaatacaccAAAAAGAGACGCTCATCCTTGAACTGCAGGGCAGCATTAAGAAAGACGACCAGTCTGAAACTCACACCAGAGAGACTAATCTTTCCACAAGGATCAGCATCCTGGATCCGGACACTGGCAAAGACTTGGCTCCCTATGATGCCTACTTGCAAGGGCTAATTGATCGCAACCAGTACATTCACCTGTCAGAGCTTGAGTGTGACTGGGAGGAAATCACTTCAACTGGTCCAGATGGGGATACAACAATTCTGCAGGATTGCAAGACTGGGAAGCAGTTCTCTGTCAAGGATGCCCTCAAGGATGGTCGCCTGACCCAGTATGATGTGATCCGTTACAAGGAAGGGAAAATGCCCATTTCTGAATTTGCCCTCCTTGTTGCAGGGGAAACCAAAAAGCCCTATGTTCCTCAATTAAATACCCCAAGATCACCCACCAGACCCACCCAAGCCTCTCCCTTAAACTCCATGCCAACTTCTCTGAGGTCCTCCTATACCAGTCTCAACACTCACCATAGTGGCAGTTTGGACAACCTCAGTGCAGCAAGTGATGAGCACTTCCCAATCTCTGGTATTTTTGACACCACCACTGAAAGCCGTATGTCTGTGAGAAGTGCCATGACCCGCAAGCTCATAGATACCGACACAGCTCTGAAGCTGCTAGAGGCACAGGCAGCCTCAGGTGGAATTGTTGATTTCACCAAAAAGGACAAATTCTCTGTCCACAAGGCAGCTGAGAATGGTCTCATTGACTCAACACATATGTACAAGCTTCTGAATGCGCAGAAGGCCTTCACTGGAGTCGAGGATCCTGTGACCAAAGAGCGTCTGGCAGTGGGAACGGCAGCACAGAAAGGGTACATTCCCCAAGAAAATGCCAGGAGGTACATGGAGGCGCAGTACCTGACTGGTGGGTTGGTAGATCCCACTAAAGCTGGCCGGCTCACTGTCCAAGAAGCTCTGGCCACCAATCTCATTGACAACACAACAGCCAATAACCTGATAGATGTGTCTTCCCACACAAAAGAGCTGGTAGACCCCATCACAAAGGAGAAGATATCATACAAGCAGGCAATGGACCGGTGTAGGAGAGACATCATCACAGGGCTCCTGATGCTTCCTGCTGCCTCCACCGATGCCACAGATGCCCCATCATACTCAAACTTTCGGTTTAATTCCTCTTAGAACAAAGTCTAGATGTGCAGTTTGAAATGTGTCACATGCTAAAGGGTGTATGATAATGCTAACAGACACatgtcaagaaaaaaatggaaattgatATGTTTATACACAATTTGAACGCTGCAAAAAATTTCTTTTGGGGTGAAACTGCACACGTGGATCTGTCTTTTTCAGTActatttttgtgtttgctgtAAAAATGAgggtaatgtttttttttgtatgtttatttttttcatcattctcAAGCTAAATCCTGCATAAATGCCTAATAAACTCCACAAGCCATGcactcatttttttcttattgtttgaAATATTAACGTTTAAATCATTACAACACATGCATATAATTGAGTCAATGTAATTCCTGCAGTAGACAAGGTTTGGGGCATTCACAACACATGTAACAATGTTGACTATCAAATGATTGTCTTCATTCTGACATCtggtttttagccatgctagcagcgtgGTTTTAGG
The genomic region above belongs to Thunnus albacares chromosome 17, fThuAlb1.1, whole genome shotgun sequence and contains:
- the evplb gene encoding envoplakin produces the protein MSKHKDNSPAKISKSKATDLAVVIARMQKNADQVERNILQCEELLHLDTERDGKNQPLIYQKENAENLAEAEGLLKDLFMDVDKAKKLQHPQTNEIERDVRNLHDRWSRDCATYRELYDQVQDLVLTQKIDWDPVLDEKLKQLKAEVYGLNLNDVEKQIAEHNILHQEIEAYSAQMHPSTTTSQEEYAAIKEKYDKLLESSQQRRSHLASLYEYMQSCSKELVYLSGQQERILQRDWSDQMADPPGIRMEYEKFKNNGLLAHEKEVNQLQAEGDRLVEMKHPCSPTIKAHKEAVQNEWQAFLNLCLAQEVHLDNIEDYKKFQLDAETLSESLERLKSTLDPKSLSAKSNPEVLMALEGDEPAVKRNEQRLAALKELSSNVKPLKLRRIKPTKHTTVVSLCDWEDENDTVRRGEELILKSNSDSKKWELQNSTGKIKTLPGACFMTPPPNTEALEKVNSLDRELTDLKSRRSALLASLKNPIVEVVRPQKAATAASAPEDPKTAELANKFDNINNALDQNKKEILSRLRTPLDNRNPIQDLTNRQQENEKSALTVKKLESEKSVVQREMDPILAKKPLGPTASTLPIKLSAADNKIDDINTLIDLYNKKAIASMFLERQMQNVEDAVSGFEEKLAKDGTILDQQNALPSCNQQLQVMHKDVASKKDEVNKLGKDLDLTEQACSSLQQSFNEYCPDIRRQENKVKHLKNRYTTVNNQLQERSALIQKATNQNQDFQNAVQSLDFFLVNLPNNKIKPTDDVAQITAKQNSQKRVMEDIEKKSGDLNRVKALSRDLQNVLNEYEVKSNTYRGTLNDADDTDDDDDNDDEPVLKKRQTMAQAVQKKEKDLLNLFSEVSAENDQLLSHLGTAKNIMARNEEKVSQVVVSQQQQLQSQKKTVEVSDSLKKDLNEEITRRLHAENDLETYRKRFMSLKSRRGVERLEEKEVVQYYRDPKLEKELQSLKNRIQDESLKRSRTNSDIEIISEKVMKLETQLTKVEPKLVTKILTEYERDPQLEKEAAKIRDEMQRIQLELKTRDTETVHVKTELTTLAQQKPKIREKVVKKEVVRLEKDPEMLKAVLTFQNDIAEEESRCKSLNDSIFSTRSQINTLERVIPTIQPKVVTKVVKQIQQDLETLQDSNKVRMALEDEKDQNVILMKDLTTLQLRYGELEKLKPKVEVKEIINEIYRVDPETEVELVRLRKELQESGRNRTDLEKEINTVMATLTTLRAQKPKVEYKEVTQEVIKEEKSPEVIRELQRLNNQVSRLQGNYDTILELLTHLRKERDELKVEKSKVETKLVNKEVIKYENDPLIEKEADRLRRNVREEIQQRRSVEEYLFDLQNQHIVLERQKPEEKIVMQEVVRLQKDPKQILEHEKLNKSLDEEVKARRKLELEVRQLRPLVQEKEHTLAQMDDRQKKIQVESELRQIKSRILELESSPPPVEEKIIIEEVLKVERDPKLEKLTEGIRVDMDSEGTNISRLEREICNLKLRLEILQKEKSIEKVVYREVVRVEKDPAVEAEREHLRELVMQERNLRRDQEDNLQSINIKMSHLQTTTSMTSQKEKSFITNKDALQREKEDLLKQLKMLESERQDISIAFQQQSKLMSERNQLAWQRSHKTSSEIQRLEKDILNEKDKIHQKETLILELQGSIKKDDQSETHTRETNLSTRISILDPDTGKDLAPYDAYLQGLIDRNQYIHLSELECDWEEITSTGPDGDTTILQDCKTGKQFSVKDALKDGRLTQYDVIRYKEGKMPISEFALLVAGETKKPYVPQLNTPRSPTRPTQASPLNSMPTSLRSSYTSLNTHHSGSLDNLSAASDEHFPISGIFDTTTESRMSVRSAMTRKLIDTDTALKLLEAQAASGGIVDFTKKDKFSVHKAAENGLIDSTHMYKLLNAQKAFTGVEDPVTKERLAVGTAAQKGYIPQENARRYMEAQYLTGGLVDPTKAGRLTVQEALATNLIDNTTANNLIDVSSHTKELVDPITKEKISYKQAMDRCRRDIITGLLMLPAASTDATDAPSYSNFRFNSS